One Mycolicibacterium sp. TUM20985 genomic window, GGTGGGGACACCGGTCGGCAGCAGTCCTGTGGTGGTGGGTGTCGCCTGCGGTGCTTGCGTCGGTTGTGTGGGTTGCTCCTGTGGCGAGGAACATCCAACGGCCAGGAGGGCGGCGGCTACCAGTGGCACCATGCGGTTCATACAGCCCTGCTTACCCCTCGCGCCGAGTGTGAACTCCCCGGCGACGGAGAGGTAAGAATTGCGCCACACCGCACACACTCGGCGCTCCTAGATAGGGCAACCGGCAGCGCGCAGTTTGGCCAGCACCCGCTCGACGATCACGTGCGGCCGCGCGAGCATCTCGGCGCTCACGCGGACGACCGTCCAGCCCGACGCCTCGAGCAGCGCGATCCGCTCGATGTCCCATGACCGTTGTCGAGGGTCGGTCCAGTGCTGCACACCGTCGTATTCGACCGTGACCTTCCACTCGCGCCATCCCATGTCCGTGCGCACACAGACCCGTCCGCGCTTGTCGCGGAACTCGATCTGCGTCTCCGGGCGAGGCAGTCCGGCATCGACGAGGATCAGTCGAAGCCGCGTTTCCTGCGGCGACTCGGCCCCGCCGTCCACCCGCTCGAGAATCGACCGTAGCTGCCGTACCCCGCGGGCGCCTGGCCGAGCGTGCGCGACCGCGAGTATCTCCACCGGCGTTACTCCCGTAGCGCCAAGCAGTGCATCGATGATCGGAATTGCGTTGTCTGGCGGACGGCTTCGCCCGATGTCGAACGCCGTCCGTGCCGGTGTCGTCAAGCGGATGCCACGCACGTCGCAGACCTCGTCGTCAGTCAGGTCGAACGTGTGCACGACGACGCCGGGCTGATGACGACGGTTGACGCGGATGACCTCGGCGGGCGCGGCCGGACTCAGCCACTTTGTGCCGTACACGGCTGCTGCCGAGACACCCGCCAAGGTCGTGCCCTCGCCCATCGACAGCCGTGCGGCAATGGCCCGCATTGCGGCGTCGACGACATCTTCGCGCTTCACGTATACGTCGCGATACAGCGTTCGGTAGTTGGTGCGCAGCTGGTGTCGGGTGAGCTGCCCGCAGGCCATCGCGGCGCTGCCGGAGAAGGGTTCCATGACGTCACGATGCGACCGCGGACCGACGGATTCGGAGCGCCGAGACCGGGTTCTCCACAGATGCGGGTCTCGAGTGTGTGCCCTGTGGATGAATGTCGGAGGTTCTGGCGCCACACGGCACACACTCGGCGGCCGACGCACCCGACTTCTGTCCTTGACGCGCGCGTAACAGTCCCGGAACGTGGCATTTCTAGTGTGGGCCGGTCTAGCCCACGATTCCGAAGTGGGCTCACAGGAAAAGAGAAGTCCTTTGAGCGGAAATGCGGCCCGGCTGCAAGCGATCAACGATGTCGAGGCCTACGTGCCTCCTCCCATCAGCTTCGATCCGGGTGAAGCGCCGGGCGAGATCTTCGGCGCCAACGTCTTCACCCTGGCCGAGATGCGTCTGCGGCTGCCCAAGTCCGTCTACAAGTCCGTGGTGGCCACCATCGAGAAGGGCGCCAAGCTGGACCCGGCCGTCGCCGACGCCGTCGCCTCGGTCATGAAGGACTGGGCGCTGTCCAAGGGTGCGACGCACTACGCCCACGTCTTCTACCCGATGACCGGCCTGAC contains:
- a CDS encoding DUF559 domain-containing protein; translated protein: MEPFSGSAAMACGQLTRHQLRTNYRTLYRDVYVKREDVVDAAMRAIAARLSMGEGTTLAGVSAAAVYGTKWLSPAAPAEVIRVNRRHQPGVVVHTFDLTDDEVCDVRGIRLTTPARTAFDIGRSRPPDNAIPIIDALLGATGVTPVEILAVAHARPGARGVRQLRSILERVDGGAESPQETRLRLILVDAGLPRPETQIEFRDKRGRVCVRTDMGWREWKVTVEYDGVQHWTDPRQRSWDIERIALLEASGWTVVRVSAEMLARPHVIVERVLAKLRAAGCPI